The following are from one region of the Rosistilla carotiformis genome:
- a CDS encoding ECF-type sigma factor, with amino-acid sequence MTDTPEKNDANEWDPSIYDELHRMAEKALAGERAGHSMQPTLLVNDAFLRLQDQRNVDPGDRSMMLAAGATIIRRLLVDYARQRKRQKRGGKDGRGIPLHVSVADNAKGLDVLILNDALEALAKELPRAARIVELKFFGGLKGEEIAEQLNISLRTVNNDWKFAKAWLYRELGPDDEND; translated from the coding sequence GTGACAGACACTCCCGAAAAAAACGATGCAAATGAGTGGGATCCGTCGATTTACGACGAATTGCATCGCATGGCTGAGAAAGCGCTGGCGGGGGAACGTGCCGGTCATTCGATGCAACCGACGCTCCTGGTCAACGATGCTTTTCTGCGGTTGCAGGACCAGAGAAATGTGGATCCTGGGGACCGATCGATGATGCTCGCTGCGGGCGCGACGATCATCCGGCGGCTGTTGGTGGACTACGCACGTCAACGAAAACGCCAGAAACGCGGAGGGAAAGATGGCCGGGGAATTCCGTTGCACGTTTCGGTCGCCGATAACGCCAAAGGTTTAGACGTCCTCATCCTCAACGATGCTCTGGAAGCACTTGCGAAAGAGTTGCCACGGGCTGCGAGGATTGTGGAACTGAAGTTTTTTGGCGGACTGAAGGGCGAAGAGATCGCTGAGCAGCTGAATATTTCGCTGCGAACCGTCAACAACGACTGGAAATTCGCCAAGGCATGGCTGTACCGCGAACTTGGACCGGACGACGAGAACGACTAA
- a CDS encoding SHD1 domain-containing protein, which produces MFSVRLTNYLQFLIFVVASCLTAFTDLNAQEPRVWRTADGKHSVEAALIGQTDDRVKLRRKDGRIIEVAINVLSEQDQIYASEAAERLTQNTQQPVAGDQIDRDMQRLASQHGLATLNGLPVVRAGHFLDPAGANQSDASRRRYQQANEQLANERAALARFIERVVLGAAPSYFEDQLPTFIANHLPKNIADTYIQYRFQTDGALGVWKGADEFQRNASRQAFEQKHAKQLADLAVHSPIRLRFVSQARFSTYDEAAKRSSRMV; this is translated from the coding sequence ATGTTCAGCGTTCGCCTGACCAACTATCTGCAGTTTCTGATTTTCGTTGTCGCATCTTGCCTCACGGCGTTCACCGATCTAAACGCCCAGGAACCCCGAGTTTGGCGGACCGCAGATGGCAAACACTCGGTCGAGGCGGCCCTGATTGGCCAAACCGACGATCGCGTGAAGTTGCGGAGGAAGGACGGCCGGATCATCGAAGTCGCGATCAACGTGTTGAGCGAGCAAGATCAGATTTATGCTTCGGAAGCGGCCGAGCGATTGACGCAGAACACTCAACAACCGGTCGCGGGCGATCAGATCGATCGCGATATGCAACGTCTTGCGTCTCAGCATGGTTTAGCGACGCTGAATGGTTTGCCGGTCGTCAGAGCGGGGCACTTCCTCGATCCTGCGGGGGCAAACCAGTCAGACGCTAGTAGAAGACGATACCAACAGGCGAACGAACAACTGGCGAACGAACGGGCGGCTCTGGCAAGGTTTATCGAACGAGTCGTTCTCGGTGCCGCCCCCTCCTACTTTGAGGACCAACTACCGACGTTCATTGCCAACCACCTCCCCAAAAATATCGCGGATACGTATATCCAGTACCGATTCCAAACAGACGGCGCCCTTGGCGTTTGGAAGGGTGCCGACGAATTCCAAAGGAACGCGTCGCGACAGGCTTTTGAGCAGAAACATGCGAAACAACTCGCCGATTTGGCTGTCCATTCTCCAATCCGCCTCCGCTTTGTTTCCCAGGCCCGATTTTCAACGTATGATGAGGCGGCAAAAAGGTCATCTCGAATGGTATGA
- a CDS encoding transposase yields the protein MLTLRDHHTGDLFDPWEYLGPKRRRLLDRSWAGVFRDYLLEQLPVRDLATGFRDDFGRPTKDIYVAIGALILQQLHDFTDQQTTEAIALNIAWHYALDIRHNSDAYICERTLRNYRKKVLDAGLDQVLFRTLTDKLIKEIGVDTSKQRLDSTAVRSAIRGLTRLGILVEATCKFLRELKRKHPEQYSLVDPEIIRKYVTRTGDGCFGDTRPSESRKRISEAAGNVFKLVEFFQETECSTLESYQLLRKIFHEQCEVSSTGEAPVTVRPPSKTGCDGVINPADPDARYNKHRGTGYLVQIMETYDEEDSEEPDTSITPKPDLITHVAVDPLTMHDKDALTPAFDDTEQRGIKPQELLADSHYGSTECIENGNGRDVEIVAPAQTPKGKLQGKFTLEDFDVDDEGRITRCPAGQRPAETSVAGIRLQVIFMTETCESCPHKDRCPASSVGRSSVRYQYTHDRVRLRLRRLKERGDEFRDRYRWRAGVEATMSRLKYQMGMIRLRVRKMLNITYVATLRALGLNIRRVAAYRSAVG from the coding sequence ATGCTAACTCTACGCGACCATCATACCGGTGACCTGTTCGATCCATGGGAATATCTGGGGCCCAAGCGAAGACGTTTGCTTGATCGGAGTTGGGCCGGAGTTTTTCGGGACTATTTGTTGGAGCAGCTTCCTGTCCGCGATCTTGCGACCGGGTTTCGCGATGATTTTGGGCGTCCGACGAAGGATATCTATGTCGCGATCGGTGCGTTGATTCTTCAGCAACTCCATGATTTCACCGACCAGCAAACCACTGAAGCAATCGCGTTGAATATCGCTTGGCATTACGCGTTGGATATCAGGCACAATTCCGATGCATACATCTGCGAGCGAACGCTCCGCAACTATCGCAAGAAGGTGCTCGACGCTGGCCTTGATCAAGTTCTTTTCCGCACGCTGACAGACAAACTCATCAAGGAGATCGGTGTCGACACAAGCAAGCAACGCCTTGACTCGACCGCAGTACGATCAGCCATCCGTGGATTGACTAGGCTGGGAATATTAGTCGAGGCAACGTGCAAGTTTCTGCGGGAGCTCAAACGAAAGCATCCGGAACAATATTCGTTGGTCGATCCAGAAATCATTCGCAAATATGTAACGCGAACAGGCGACGGTTGCTTTGGCGACACACGGCCCAGTGAGTCAAGAAAGCGGATATCGGAAGCCGCCGGAAATGTCTTTAAACTCGTTGAGTTCTTTCAAGAAACGGAATGCTCGACTTTAGAGAGCTACCAGTTGCTACGGAAAATTTTTCACGAGCAGTGTGAGGTCTCTAGCACAGGTGAAGCACCCGTCACTGTGCGGCCACCGAGTAAAACGGGATGTGATGGCGTGATCAATCCGGCTGATCCCGATGCTCGCTACAACAAACATCGCGGCACGGGCTATCTCGTACAGATCATGGAAACGTATGACGAGGAAGATTCCGAGGAGCCAGATACTTCAATCACTCCAAAACCTGATCTGATCACCCATGTGGCTGTGGACCCGTTAACAATGCACGACAAAGACGCACTGACTCCTGCATTCGATGACACTGAGCAGCGTGGCATCAAGCCGCAGGAACTTCTTGCCGACTCGCACTATGGATCGACTGAGTGCATCGAAAACGGAAATGGTCGCGATGTTGAAATCGTTGCTCCGGCGCAAACGCCTAAAGGAAAGTTGCAAGGCAAGTTCACGCTTGAAGACTTTGACGTCGATGACGAAGGACGCATTACACGGTGTCCTGCCGGACAGCGGCCTGCAGAGACGAGCGTCGCTGGCATTCGTCTTCAAGTCATTTTCATGACGGAAACATGTGAAAGTTGTCCTCACAAGGATCGGTGTCCAGCATCATCGGTAGGACGTAGTTCAGTTCGCTACCAATACACACACGATCGCGTGCGCCTTCGACTACGCAGATTGAAGGAAAGAGGCGACGAGTTCCGTGACCGTTATCGATGGCGTGCCGGAGTTGAGGCAACCATGTCAAGGCTCAAGTACCAGATGGGAATGATTCGATTGCGAGTCCGAAAGATGCTCAACATCACCTATGTGGCAACCCTGCGCGCGCTCGGGCTGAACATCCGTCGCGTTGCCGCCTACCGCTCGGCAGTTGGGTAA
- a CDS encoding WYL domain-containing protein — protein sequence MAVPKIALRIRFRGSGARNSAERKINVMQTEPPDPGGSLDASVTLTSTKKIKGDILSFGTAADVIAPESLRTKVAQELQQGTTHYTTDSPSSNKKAGSTKQ from the coding sequence TTGGCTGTCCCCAAAATCGCCCTCCGGATTCGCTTTCGAGGCAGCGGGGCACGCAACTCAGCCGAGCGAAAAATCAACGTAATGCAAACGGAGCCACCTGATCCGGGCGGCAGTCTCGACGCGAGCGTCACGCTCACCAGCACGAAGAAAATCAAAGGCGATATCCTCAGCTTCGGCACCGCCGCCGATGTCATCGCCCCCGAATCGCTCCGAACCAAAGTCGCTCAAGAACTTCAACAAGGCACCACCCACTACACGACCGACTCACCGTCTTCAAACAAAAAGGCCGGGAGTACGAAGCAATGA
- a CDS encoding TrlF family AAA-like ATPase, which translates to MQSKDYCSPQTKEEEGHDELSRPIWARVDFVRAQPDNTDSDDVSLSRRGASASDTIRMVLYGLMLRRREQTWNYRLLEEDFRRLMFDVEDVWMSDSKGVFDQGTTWVRANFHMHTKADKEFKYNGDESQFVSNYVDAMKTAEIRVGVITNHNKFDRDEYKALAKAAKKQKILLLPGVELSVKDGANGIHTLIVFSPDWITNQETKNYIQNFLDVTFAGIANFENENGRSNHDLNDTIRELDKFQRDYFIVFAHVEAGSGLWKELAGGRLGELGKHPPFRKRCLGFQKVRTRDDRTKVQGHLGDFYPAEVEGCDCKSIEEIGKGKQCDLKLGAFTFDAVKFALLDYKHRVSTEPPVSKHSRLDWVEFHGSRLDGIHIDLSPELNTLIGIRGSGKSSIIECVRYALGIELPENADKDGYKEGAIRHALGSGGKITLGVTDRHGKKYEIRRILGQKPDVYIEGDVQPGISIQETILHKPIYFGQKDLSSKDPGFEKDLVEKLVGQALEGVRRSIVERQSQVRETVGKLKKLSNAADREQEVLAKKQDAQHRLKVFNDHGVEEKLKKQVAFNSDSHFIGKVTTLVERYLQSLNEMVEEFEPEFAEHSSYESEHNAEFFANFMKTFGQIQEGFETVKSHIEAATATLGELDRLATEFEKSKDELKEEFAEESRKLLEELKDKGASSVEPDDILKLKKIIDETEDELKQVKKEKDEKSAIDNVLLQHLVTLTDEYHNEFKLIEQRLQAINKEETGLQIEIGYRGDKAGFLNYLVDTFKGSKIRKDKLQLIADKFVDGAAVYRDMEAARTTLGNSAATFEQWFEENLQSLLTWQVPNSYTIKYHGKKLKSHSLGQRASALILFVLSQRDSDVVIIDQPEDDLDNQTIYDDVIKLIRRLKPETQFVFATHNPNIPVLGDSEQIASCTCEEDIQVALGSIDCPNQQQAIVTIMEGGREAFKRRRDIYEMWSERTS; encoded by the coding sequence GTGCAAAGCAAAGATTACTGCAGCCCGCAAACTAAAGAGGAAGAAGGCCATGATGAGCTCTCCCGTCCCATTTGGGCCCGCGTCGATTTCGTTCGCGCACAGCCCGATAACACCGACAGTGACGATGTCAGCCTATCCAGGCGTGGTGCGAGCGCGAGCGACACGATACGGATGGTACTTTACGGCCTTATGCTACGACGTCGCGAGCAGACATGGAACTATCGTCTCCTCGAAGAGGATTTTCGACGCCTCATGTTCGACGTGGAGGACGTGTGGATGAGCGATTCAAAAGGCGTATTTGACCAAGGTACGACATGGGTGCGTGCGAACTTTCACATGCACACGAAAGCGGACAAGGAATTCAAGTACAACGGCGACGAGTCGCAGTTTGTGTCCAACTATGTTGACGCCATGAAGACTGCGGAAATTCGTGTCGGCGTCATTACCAACCACAACAAATTCGACCGGGACGAATACAAGGCGCTGGCGAAAGCAGCTAAGAAGCAGAAAATCCTCTTGCTCCCCGGCGTCGAATTGTCGGTCAAGGATGGTGCGAACGGAATCCACACGCTTATTGTGTTTTCGCCAGACTGGATCACGAATCAAGAGACTAAGAATTACATTCAAAACTTTCTCGATGTAACGTTTGCTGGTATCGCCAACTTCGAGAACGAGAATGGTCGCTCCAACCATGACTTGAATGACACAATCCGAGAACTGGACAAGTTCCAGAGGGATTACTTCATTGTTTTTGCACACGTCGAAGCCGGTAGTGGCCTCTGGAAAGAGTTGGCAGGAGGCCGTCTGGGAGAGCTTGGGAAACACCCACCGTTCCGTAAACGATGCCTCGGGTTTCAGAAAGTTCGTACTCGGGATGACCGCACCAAAGTTCAGGGGCATCTCGGCGACTTCTATCCTGCCGAAGTTGAAGGGTGTGACTGCAAGAGCATCGAAGAAATCGGCAAAGGTAAACAGTGCGACCTGAAACTCGGCGCATTCACCTTTGATGCGGTCAAATTTGCACTGCTCGACTACAAACATCGTGTTTCAACAGAGCCGCCCGTCTCAAAGCACTCTCGACTTGATTGGGTTGAATTTCATGGCAGCCGGCTGGATGGGATTCACATTGATCTTTCGCCCGAATTGAACACGCTCATCGGAATTCGAGGCAGTGGTAAGTCATCGATCATTGAGTGTGTTCGATACGCTCTGGGGATTGAGTTACCTGAGAACGCTGACAAGGACGGGTACAAGGAAGGTGCAATTCGGCACGCACTCGGAAGCGGTGGCAAGATTACTTTGGGAGTCACCGACCGCCATGGAAAGAAGTACGAAATTCGGCGAATACTAGGACAGAAGCCCGATGTGTATATCGAAGGCGACGTGCAACCGGGAATCAGCATCCAAGAGACAATACTCCACAAGCCGATCTACTTCGGCCAGAAGGATTTGTCCAGCAAAGACCCTGGCTTTGAAAAGGACTTGGTTGAAAAGCTGGTAGGCCAAGCACTTGAGGGCGTTCGGCGATCAATCGTTGAACGCCAATCGCAAGTCAGAGAAACCGTGGGAAAGCTGAAGAAGCTTTCTAATGCGGCGGATCGAGAGCAAGAAGTTCTTGCCAAAAAGCAAGACGCCCAACACCGCCTCAAAGTGTTTAATGATCACGGGGTCGAAGAGAAGCTGAAAAAGCAGGTCGCTTTCAATTCTGATTCACATTTCATTGGGAAGGTCACGACTCTCGTTGAACGTTACCTGCAATCTCTGAACGAGATGGTCGAAGAGTTTGAACCTGAGTTTGCAGAACATTCCAGCTACGAATCCGAACATAACGCTGAGTTTTTTGCAAACTTCATGAAAACGTTTGGCCAGATTCAGGAGGGATTTGAAACGGTCAAGTCACACATCGAAGCTGCCACTGCGACTTTGGGTGAACTGGATCGTCTGGCAACAGAGTTTGAAAAGTCGAAGGATGAGTTGAAGGAAGAGTTCGCCGAAGAATCTCGAAAGCTTTTGGAGGAGTTGAAAGACAAGGGGGCATCATCCGTCGAGCCTGACGACATTCTTAAATTGAAGAAGATCATCGACGAGACCGAAGACGAACTGAAGCAAGTCAAGAAAGAGAAAGATGAAAAGTCCGCAATCGATAATGTCTTGTTGCAGCACCTCGTCACCCTAACTGACGAGTATCACAACGAGTTCAAGCTCATCGAGCAAAGGCTTCAAGCGATCAACAAGGAGGAGACCGGCCTGCAAATCGAAATCGGCTACCGGGGCGATAAAGCAGGATTTCTGAACTATTTGGTTGACACGTTCAAGGGCAGTAAAATACGAAAAGATAAGCTGCAACTCATTGCTGACAAGTTTGTCGACGGGGCGGCAGTGTATCGGGATATGGAAGCTGCACGAACAACTCTTGGGAATTCAGCCGCCACCTTTGAACAGTGGTTCGAAGAGAATCTTCAATCACTTCTGACTTGGCAAGTGCCAAATAGCTACACGATCAAGTATCACGGCAAAAAGCTAAAGAGTCATTCTCTGGGCCAGCGAGCTTCAGCGCTAATTCTCTTTGTCCTCAGTCAACGAGATAGCGATGTCGTGATTATCGATCAGCCCGAAGATGATTTGGACAACCAGACGATTTACGATGATGTCATCAAGCTGATTCGGAGATTGAAACCAGAGACGCAGTTCGTCTTCGCAACTCACAATCCGAACATTCCAGTTCTGGGCGACTCGGAACAGATTGCTTCATGCACCTGTGAAGAGGACATTCAAGTCGCACTGGGAAGTATAGATTGCCCGAACCAGCAACAGGCTATCGTGACGATCATGGAAGGAGGCCGCGAAGCCTTTAAGCGCCGGAGAGATATTTACGAGATGTGGAGCGAACGGACTTCCTGA
- a CDS encoding PQQ-like beta-propeller repeat protein produces the protein MFRCFARYSLCLLTAIPACSANDPEIQSARDGNNTPTTVSLTEAFWPSWMGPRHDGISTESNWSADWPDDGLQIVWTGQLGIGFSSISIADGRLFSMGHIDGEEFVYCLDAATGKTIWTHRYACELVDNLYEGGPGSTPTIDGDRVYTLGKQGQLFCFRAADGEIVWQKDLQVDLEIPMPEWGFNSSARVVDDAVVFEAGRVVSYHKLTGEKNWQSEPHRAGYGSVARFAGERSGLLATLDCDAVRITAATDGSEIASFPWKSPFGTNSTTPILAGDKIFISTGYQVGCGLFQLQEDGLDLIYENRSMRNHFNNCILYDGYLYGIDGNSNLGRVVHLVCMNLETGEVAWRERGFGCGSLMIADGKLVILADDGRLVLAEANPKEYRQLASSPFLEGRCWTVPVLVGGHIYGRNAAGKIVCARLPAKPAATSAGS, from the coding sequence ATGTTCCGATGCTTTGCCCGATACAGCCTGTGTCTGCTGACTGCAATTCCTGCATGCAGCGCCAACGACCCAGAGATTCAATCCGCACGCGACGGCAACAACACGCCTACGACGGTTTCATTGACCGAAGCGTTTTGGCCCTCGTGGATGGGCCCCCGGCATGATGGCATCTCGACAGAATCGAATTGGTCTGCCGATTGGCCCGACGATGGCTTGCAAATTGTCTGGACTGGTCAACTCGGAATCGGTTTCAGTTCGATCTCCATCGCTGACGGTCGGCTGTTTTCGATGGGGCACATCGACGGCGAAGAGTTTGTCTATTGTTTGGATGCCGCGACCGGCAAAACGATTTGGACGCATCGGTACGCTTGCGAATTGGTCGACAACCTCTATGAAGGTGGCCCCGGCAGCACGCCGACGATCGATGGTGATCGCGTCTATACGCTCGGCAAACAGGGCCAGTTGTTCTGTTTTCGCGCCGCCGATGGAGAGATCGTTTGGCAGAAGGATTTGCAAGTCGACCTCGAGATCCCGATGCCCGAATGGGGATTTAATAGCTCGGCACGCGTCGTCGACGATGCCGTTGTTTTCGAAGCCGGCCGCGTCGTCTCCTACCACAAACTGACCGGTGAGAAGAACTGGCAGAGCGAACCGCATCGCGCAGGTTATGGCTCGGTTGCCCGCTTCGCCGGTGAGCGTTCGGGCTTGTTGGCGACGCTCGACTGCGATGCGGTCCGGATCACCGCTGCGACCGACGGATCGGAGATCGCTTCGTTTCCGTGGAAGTCCCCGTTTGGTACCAATTCAACGACGCCAATCTTGGCTGGCGACAAGATCTTCATCTCGACCGGATACCAGGTCGGATGTGGGCTGTTCCAGCTGCAAGAGGATGGCCTCGATTTGATCTACGAAAACCGGTCGATGCGAAACCACTTCAACAACTGCATCCTCTACGACGGCTACCTCTACGGTATCGACGGCAATTCAAACCTAGGACGCGTGGTCCATTTGGTCTGCATGAATTTGGAAACCGGCGAAGTCGCTTGGCGCGAGCGTGGCTTTGGATGTGGATCGCTGATGATCGCCGATGGCAAGCTGGTCATCCTTGCCGACGACGGAAGGCTGGTTTTGGCAGAAGCCAACCCCAAGGAGTACCGCCAGCTGGCAAGCTCCCCCTTTCTCGAAGGGCGATGTTGGACGGTTCCGGTACTGGTTGGCGGCCACATCTATGGCCGCAACGCCGCAGGCAAGATCGTCTGTGCACGCCTGCCCGCCAAGCCTGCAGCGACCTCGGCTGGCTCTTAA
- a CDS encoding response regulator transcription factor gives MNDYMDDARHTPSTVPILRIDTPTVYLVDSDENAALAVKRLADAMGLALRSFRSGEDFLKSYEGAPGCLITDIRTPLGVTGIELQSRLSRAPVALPLIITASGEDASLAVRAMQNHSVTLIEKPYRDHELIEAIQTALRCDRMHRQQDAKARDVCSRLATLSSTEMDVLEQIIEGVTNKVVAKRLDVSIRTIENRRKRIYEKMNTDSVAVLVRMVVEARIRMGQEIHQTREDSPSTASN, from the coding sequence GTGAATGACTATATGGACGACGCGAGGCATACGCCATCGACGGTTCCCATCCTGAGGATCGACACACCGACGGTTTATTTGGTTGATTCAGACGAGAACGCGGCCTTGGCGGTGAAGCGGTTGGCCGACGCGATGGGGTTGGCGTTGCGGTCCTTCCGCTCGGGTGAAGACTTCTTGAAATCTTACGAAGGGGCCCCGGGCTGTTTGATCACCGATATTCGGACGCCGTTAGGCGTGACGGGGATTGAATTGCAGTCACGGTTGTCGCGGGCGCCGGTCGCGCTACCGTTGATCATCACGGCTTCGGGAGAGGACGCGTCGCTGGCGGTTCGCGCAATGCAAAACCATTCGGTGACGCTAATCGAAAAACCGTATCGTGATCATGAATTGATCGAAGCGATCCAAACCGCGCTGCGGTGCGACAGGATGCATCGCCAACAGGACGCGAAGGCACGCGACGTCTGCAGTCGGCTGGCAACCCTCTCTTCCACCGAAATGGATGTGTTGGAGCAAATCATCGAAGGCGTGACCAACAAGGTGGTCGCGAAGCGATTGGACGTTAGCATTCGAACGATCGAAAACCGACGAAAGCGGATCTATGAAAAGATGAATACCGATTCGGTGGCGGTGTTGGTTCGGATGGTGGTCGAAGCGAGGATTCGAATGGGGCAAGAGATTCATCAGACGCGAGAGGATTCGCCGTCGACAGCATCGAACTGA
- a CDS encoding ABC transporter ATP-binding protein: MSNQTMNRVIEPVLSSLDSSESSAINAPAQEPILAVRGLVKSYHKNRIEVPVLRGVDFDIQPGSMTSLVGRSGSGKSTLMHLMATLDQPDTGEVCFEGARIDNAPARQRDYYRNHQIGMIFQFYHLLPELTALENVMVPTMISRRLFSFLSIKKTAKQRAEQLLEMVGLSHRTHHRPSEMSGGEMQRAAIARALMNNPTLLLADEPTGNLDSSTGHGILDLLRKLNDENDLTIVMITHDDAIARQADRLVRLENGLVVDEDDAFCVIR; encoded by the coding sequence ATGAGTAACCAAACCATGAACCGAGTGATCGAACCCGTGTTGTCGTCGTTGGATTCCTCCGAATCGTCGGCAATCAATGCGCCGGCCCAAGAACCGATTTTGGCGGTCCGCGGATTGGTGAAAAGCTACCACAAGAATCGGATCGAGGTGCCTGTTTTGCGGGGCGTCGATTTTGATATCCAGCCCGGCAGCATGACATCGCTGGTCGGTCGCAGCGGCAGCGGTAAGAGCACGCTGATGCACTTGATGGCGACGCTGGATCAACCCGACACCGGCGAGGTTTGCTTTGAGGGGGCACGCATCGACAACGCCCCCGCCCGACAACGCGACTATTATCGCAACCATCAAATTGGGATGATCTTCCAGTTCTACCATCTGTTGCCAGAACTGACGGCGCTCGAAAACGTGATGGTGCCGACGATGATCTCTCGGCGGTTGTTTTCCTTTTTGAGCATCAAGAAGACAGCCAAACAACGAGCCGAACAGTTGTTGGAAATGGTCGGCCTTTCGCACCGCACGCACCATCGTCCCAGCGAAATGAGCGGTGGGGAAATGCAACGCGCCGCGATCGCGCGGGCCTTGATGAACAATCCAACGTTGTTGTTGGCCGATGAACCGACGGGCAATTTGGACAGCAGTACCGGCCATGGAATCTTGGATCTGTTGCGCAAATTGAACGACGAAAACGACCTCACCATCGTGATGATCACGCACGATGATGCGATCGCTCGTCAGGCCGATCGTTTGGTGCGGTTGGAAAACGGATTGGTGGTCGATGAGGACGATGCCTTTTGCGTGATTCGTTGA
- a CDS encoding ABC transporter permease, which yields MYRWVLCFRYLRTRYIALASIISVTLGVATLIVVNSVMAGFSAEMHKRMNELLSDVVIDCHSSGGMPDQEKHLERIRQVTGDKLVGATCSVHVPAMLGIEHNGQLITKQINLIGVDPKTYGDVSDFGRCLLHPDNRETASFELYDNGYGSDRKDFPESGWVYRRAWAAYQKAYQNEIREAEAARKAAGNATGASAGPNIDSFGSDGLFSQVAEETRSREFDPQDEQHCGIILGITTCSTRYRDPDGEVGDYFYCRPGDDVRVIFPNAGDDTKALNQHFTVVDLYESGMSEYDSTFAFVPLDRLQEFRGMVDPSTGVRSITTIQLKLAEGTDLAEVRDALRREFPPDIYAYNIQTWRDMQGPLLAAVRLETTILNVLLFLIIAVAGFGILATFFMIVVEKTRDIGILKALGASNAGVMSIFLSYGLLLGIAGSGVGLLGGLAFVHYINDIAGLIEKITGQEVFDPTVYYFNSIPTIIYPTTVVWVMIGAVAIAVMASVLPALRAARMHPVMALRYE from the coding sequence ATGTACCGCTGGGTCCTTTGCTTTCGCTATCTGCGAACTCGTTATATCGCCTTGGCATCGATCATCAGCGTCACCCTTGGGGTGGCAACGCTGATCGTCGTCAACAGCGTGATGGCTGGCTTCTCTGCGGAGATGCACAAACGGATGAACGAATTGCTGTCCGATGTGGTGATCGATTGCCACAGCAGCGGCGGCATGCCCGATCAAGAAAAGCATCTCGAACGCATCCGCCAAGTCACCGGCGATAAATTGGTGGGGGCGACCTGCAGTGTTCACGTTCCGGCGATGCTGGGAATCGAACACAACGGCCAACTGATCACCAAGCAAATCAACTTGATCGGGGTCGACCCGAAGACCTATGGCGACGTCAGCGATTTTGGCCGCTGCCTGCTGCATCCCGACAACCGCGAAACCGCGTCGTTCGAACTCTACGACAACGGTTACGGCAGCGACCGAAAGGACTTTCCCGAATCGGGATGGGTCTATCGACGTGCTTGGGCGGCGTACCAAAAGGCTTACCAAAACGAGATTCGCGAAGCGGAAGCGGCGCGGAAAGCGGCCGGTAACGCAACCGGGGCATCGGCGGGTCCGAACATCGATTCCTTTGGATCCGATGGACTTTTTTCGCAAGTTGCCGAAGAGACCAGGAGCCGCGAATTTGATCCGCAGGACGAACAGCACTGCGGCATCATTCTGGGCATCACCACCTGCAGCACCCGTTACCGCGATCCCGATGGCGAAGTGGGCGATTACTTCTATTGCCGACCGGGCGACGACGTTCGCGTGATTTTCCCCAACGCTGGCGACGACACCAAGGCACTCAACCAACACTTCACCGTGGTCGATCTCTACGAGAGTGGGATGAGCGAATACGATTCGACGTTTGCTTTTGTGCCGTTGGACCGTCTGCAAGAGTTCCGTGGGATGGTCGATCCGTCGACCGGCGTTCGCAGCATCACGACGATCCAATTGAAGCTGGCCGAAGGAACCGATCTGGCCGAAGTTCGCGATGCACTGCGTCGTGAATTCCCGCCAGACATTTACGCTTACAACATCCAAACTTGGCGCGACATGCAAGGCCCACTGCTGGCCGCGGTTCGTTTGGAGACGACGATCCTGAACGTACTGCTGTTCCTGATCATCGCGGTTGCCGGATTTGGTATTTTGGCGACGTTCTTCATGATCGTTGTTGAAAAGACACGCGACATTGGAATCCTGAAAGCGTTGGGCGCGTCGAACGCCGGCGTGATGAGCATCTTCCTCAGCTATGGACTGCTGTTGGGAATCGCTGGATCGGGAGTCGGTCTTTTGGGCGGGCTTGCCTTTGTTCACTACATCAACGACATCGCCGGCCTGATCGAAAAGATCACGGGACAGGAAGTCTTTGATCCAACCGTCTACTACTTCAATTCCATCCCAACGATTATCTATCCCACCACGGTGGTTTGGGTGATGATTGGCGCGGTAGCGATCGCTGTGATGGCGAGTGTTCTTCCTGCATTGCGAGCGGCGCGAATGCATCCCGTAATGGCGCTTCGTTATGAGTAA